In Psychrilyobacter piezotolerans, the following are encoded in one genomic region:
- a CDS encoding MaoC family dehydratase has protein sequence MIKSLKIGDSYSFNKLVEAVDVEKFAEVSTDHNPVHLDEEYAKTTMFKKRIAHGMLGVSYISSILGTKFPGEGTIYLGQTVKFLAPVYLGDTLEVKAEIIDLKEGRNDRATLRTTCTNQEGKMVIDGEASVMLPKA, from the coding sequence ATGATAAAATCATTAAAAATCGGAGATTCTTATAGCTTTAATAAGCTCGTAGAAGCTGTGGATGTAGAAAAATTTGCAGAAGTAAGTACAGATCATAACCCTGTTCATTTAGACGAGGAATATGCTAAGACTACTATGTTTAAAAAGAGGATAGCCCATGGGATGTTGGGAGTATCTTATATCTCATCTATCTTAGGGACGAAATTTCCCGGTGAAGGAACTATATATTTAGGACAGACAGTTAAATTTTTAGCTCCGGTTTATTTAGGAGATACTTTAGAAGTTAAGGCTGAAATTATTGATCTTAAAGAGGGTCGAAACGACAGAGCTACTCTGAGAACTACCTGCACAAATCAGGAGGGCAAGATGGTAATCGATGGAGAAGCCAGTGTAATGCTTCCAAAGGCATAA
- a CDS encoding sodium:calcium antiporter, which produces MLYILIFAVLAGFIIVVGKKLSLYGDAIGDLMGIEKSWIGIVMLAAVTSLPEMVTSISATLMGNPQMAVSNIFGSNLFNIFVVFIVDIFVLRSTSLSSKVSSKNFMAGFWAMILTLIFLLGFSFPTEGIMNISLFSLMILGIYFIAMKSIYVYEHQQNDEFSEKLEEEIKEFHEIEEGGITLPQAKKGFAINAFFVVVLGTGLSFIGDKIASTPFFGIQLGESFVGLILIALATSLPELTVSIEAIKLKSYDMAVGNLFGSNIFNIMIIFITDLFLRDENIYQSLGGFHKLTAIFSMLILLVFMMGIMFKNKKRRYDTYIIGLIYFVSMYILYIKRG; this is translated from the coding sequence ATGTTATACATATTGATCTTTGCAGTATTGGCAGGATTTATAATAGTAGTCGGTAAAAAATTAAGTTTATATGGAGATGCCATAGGAGACTTGATGGGAATTGAAAAGTCCTGGATAGGGATAGTGATGTTAGCAGCGGTAACCTCCCTGCCAGAGATGGTTACAAGTATCAGTGCTACCCTTATGGGGAACCCTCAAATGGCAGTATCAAATATATTTGGGAGTAATTTATTCAATATATTTGTAGTATTTATAGTTGATATATTTGTATTAAGATCCACCTCTTTGTCATCCAAGGTAAGCAGTAAAAACTTTATGGCTGGTTTTTGGGCTATGATTTTAACCTTAATATTTTTATTGGGATTTTCATTCCCAACAGAGGGAATAATGAACATCAGTTTATTCTCCCTGATGATTTTAGGAATTTATTTTATAGCCATGAAATCAATCTATGTCTATGAACATCAGCAAAATGATGAATTTAGTGAAAAATTGGAAGAAGAGATAAAGGAATTTCATGAGATAGAAGAGGGCGGGATAACTCTTCCACAGGCAAAAAAGGGATTTGCTATAAATGCATTTTTCGTAGTTGTTTTAGGAACAGGGCTTAGCTTTATAGGTGATAAGATTGCCAGCACACCATTCTTTGGAATCCAATTGGGAGAATCTTTTGTAGGGCTGATATTAATAGCTCTGGCAACATCCTTACCGGAATTAACTGTAAGTATTGAAGCGATTAAATTAAAATCATATGATATGGCTGTTGGAAATTTATTTGGAAGCAACATATTTAATATAATGATTATATTTATTACAGATCTATTTTTAAGGGATGAAAATATATATCAATCATTAGGTGGATTTCATAAGTTAACAGCTATATTTTCTATGCTGATACTTTTGGTATTTATGATGGGAATTATGTTTAAAAATAAAAAAAGAAGATATGATACATATATTATTGGATTAATTTACTTTGTATCAATGTATATACTGTATATAAAAAGGGGATGA
- the miaB gene encoding tRNA (N6-isopentenyl adenosine(37)-C2)-methylthiotransferase MiaB, giving the protein MSKKKATIITYGCQMNVNETAKMTRLLEGNGYEMTDDIHDSDAVFLNTCTVRGGAAGRIEGKLGNLKTIKNARKTKMIIGVTGCVAQEEKEHILERAPHVDIVIGNQNIAQLPEIMEKILKGEVVHAVLTDKEDELPPRIDANFGDGISASVAINYGCNNFCTYCIVPYVRGRERSVPMEDIVNDVRKYVKKGYKDILLLGQNVNSYGKDFDNSHEINFAKLLDEICQIEGDYWIRYVSPHPKDLTLDVLEVAAKYPEKIARNMHLPVQSGSTNMLKAMNRKYTKEDYLALVDRIKTALPDISLTTDIIVGFPGETEEDFLDTMDIIKKVKYENSYMFMYSVREGTPAATMEGQISEEVKKSRLQRLMEVQNENAKECSLSYVGKTVKVLVEGPSHRNKEKMTGRISANKVVIFEGDSSLKGTFVDVKIVTAKTWTLYGELA; this is encoded by the coding sequence ATGAGTAAGAAAAAAGCTACAATAATAACATATGGTTGTCAAATGAATGTAAATGAGACTGCTAAAATGACAAGATTACTAGAGGGAAATGGATATGAGATGACTGACGACATCCATGATTCAGATGCCGTATTTTTAAATACATGTACTGTAAGAGGTGGAGCAGCAGGAAGAATAGAGGGGAAATTAGGAAACTTAAAGACTATAAAAAATGCGAGAAAGACTAAGATGATAATAGGAGTAACAGGCTGTGTAGCTCAAGAGGAAAAAGAGCATATCTTAGAAAGAGCACCCCATGTAGATATAGTTATCGGGAATCAAAATATAGCACAACTGCCGGAAATTATGGAAAAAATATTAAAGGGAGAAGTAGTACATGCAGTACTGACTGACAAGGAAGATGAGTTGCCTCCTAGGATAGATGCTAACTTCGGAGACGGGATTTCGGCTTCTGTAGCAATAAATTATGGTTGTAATAACTTTTGTACATACTGTATAGTTCCATATGTAAGGGGACGTGAAAGATCGGTTCCCATGGAAGATATAGTGAATGATGTGAGAAAATATGTAAAAAAAGGGTATAAGGATATTTTACTGTTGGGGCAAAATGTAAACTCCTATGGAAAAGATTTTGATAATAGTCATGAGATTAATTTTGCTAAATTATTGGATGAAATTTGTCAGATTGAGGGAGATTACTGGATTAGATATGTATCACCTCATCCAAAAGATCTGACTTTGGATGTGCTGGAAGTAGCTGCTAAATACCCGGAAAAAATAGCCCGGAATATGCATCTGCCAGTGCAGTCGGGATCGACTAATATGTTAAAAGCCATGAATAGAAAGTATACTAAGGAAGATTATCTGGCTCTGGTAGATAGGATAAAGACTGCATTGCCGGACATATCACTAACTACAGATATCATAGTTGGATTTCCTGGGGAAACAGAGGAAGATTTCTTGGATACTATGGATATAATTAAAAAAGTTAAATATGAAAATTCTTATATGTTTATGTATTCTGTCAGAGAGGGAACACCGGCAGCAACTATGGAAGGGCAGATTTCAGAGGAAGTAAAAAAATCAAGATTACAAAGATTGATGGAAGTTCAAAATGAAAATGCAAAGGAATGCAGTTTGAGTTATGTAGGAAAGACTGTGAAGGTTCTAGTGGAAGGTCCTAGTCACAGAAATAAGGAAAAAATGACAGGAAGGATAAGTGCAAATAAAGTAGTTATCTTTGAAGGTGACAGTTCTTTAAAGGGAACCTTTGTGGATGTTAAAATTGTAACGGCAAAAACATGGACTTTATACGGAGAGTTAGCATAA
- the eam gene encoding glutamate 2,3-aminomutase, whose translation MTGRQISLNRADELKNTINDYLIARDGIPTGMSEDVRKQFEISKAVLLKHFGATEKDWNDFKWQLSNRITDVKTLSLILDLSEEEKKEIQSVGDKYRWAVSPYYACLLDPKDKYDPIRLLSIPASVELDNNSGDADPMGEEYTNPAGTITRRYPDRLIINTTNECAMYCRHCQRRRNIGENDTATHDKDILESIEYIRNNPEVRDVLLTGGDVLALSDSRLEWILAELRTIPHVEIIRIGSRTPVTMPQRITDDLVNMIKKYHPIYLNTHFNHPKEITPEAKAACEKLANNGIPVGNQAVLLNGINNNKFVMRLMNQELLKIRCRPYYIFHAKHVQGTEHFNTSVDDGLEIMEYLRGFTSGMAIPTYIVNAPKGQGKTPLMPQYMLSRGTDYVMIRTWEGKVIKYENHPTKNIREIY comes from the coding sequence TTGACTGGTAGACAAATTTCCCTGAACAGGGCTGACGAACTTAAGAACACCATAAACGATTATTTAATAGCAAGAGACGGTATACCAACTGGTATGAGCGAAGATGTAAGGAAACAATTTGAAATCTCAAAAGCCGTCCTTTTAAAGCATTTTGGGGCTACAGAAAAGGACTGGAACGATTTTAAATGGCAGCTTTCAAATAGAATCACAGACGTTAAAACTTTAAGTTTAATCTTAGACTTAAGTGAAGAAGAAAAAAAAGAGATTCAAAGTGTAGGAGATAAGTATAGATGGGCAGTTTCACCATACTATGCTTGTTTACTGGATCCAAAGGATAAATACGATCCTATTAGATTACTTAGTATCCCTGCTTCTGTCGAATTAGATAACAACTCTGGAGATGCTGATCCCATGGGAGAGGAATACACTAACCCTGCTGGAACTATCACTAGAAGATATCCAGACAGACTTATCATAAACACAACCAATGAGTGTGCAATGTATTGCAGACATTGCCAGAGAAGGAGAAATATCGGTGAGAACGACACCGCTACCCACGATAAAGATATTTTAGAATCAATTGAATATATCAGAAATAACCCTGAAGTTAGAGATGTGTTGCTTACTGGAGGAGACGTTTTAGCCCTGTCTGATTCTAGATTGGAATGGATCTTAGCTGAACTTAGAACTATCCCCCATGTAGAAATCATTAGAATAGGTAGTAGAACACCTGTTACTATGCCGCAAAGGATCACAGATGATCTGGTTAATATGATAAAGAAGTATCATCCTATCTATTTAAATACCCATTTCAACCATCCAAAAGAAATAACTCCTGAAGCTAAGGCCGCGTGTGAAAAATTAGCTAATAATGGAATCCCTGTAGGAAACCAGGCAGTTTTATTAAACGGTATAAACAACAATAAGTTCGTAATGAGACTTATGAATCAAGAATTATTAAAAATCAGATGCAGACCTTACTATATCTTCCATGCAAAGCATGTTCAAGGAACCGAGCATTTTAATACATCTGTAGATGACGGATTAGAGATCATGGAATACCTGAGAGGATTCACTTCTGGAATGGCTATTCCAACTTATATTGTTAATGCACCAAAGGGACAGGGTAAAACACCTTTAATGCCTCAGTATATGTTATCTCGTGGAACTGATTATGTTATGATTAGAACTTGGGAAGGTAAAGTAATCAAGTATGAAAACCATCCTACAAAAAATATAAGAGAGATCTATTAA
- a CDS encoding peptidoglycan DD-metalloendopeptidase family protein, translated as MNKKIKKLLVILLVFNVFLAYNTIKKMEKEVVNLNDFTDYYTESEADNGGYQLLTSDFKVYEKQYTIVSEKTQEESKKRAEITYYKVKSGDTLGGIANRFGQSQTVLKYNNPNMGKYLKIGEKLKITRGNSITYKVAKGDSLSKIASKFGKTVSELKTTNNLTSNIVNLNQMLIINNPKVDLARITRTKKGFDVYWPTAWKGVTSPYGRRLHPVLKRWIGHMGVDLRAHYIDVKASENGTVTYAGWMSGYGKIVIVKHSKGYETRYAHLNKIKVKKGQRVSRGQLIAESGKTGRVTGPHLHYEIRKYGTPVNPMKYFK; from the coding sequence TTGAATAAAAAAATAAAAAAGCTTCTCGTAATTTTACTTGTATTTAATGTGTTTTTAGCATATAATACTATTAAAAAAATGGAAAAAGAAGTTGTTAATTTGAATGATTTTACAGATTACTATACTGAATCAGAGGCCGATAACGGTGGTTACCAGCTATTAACTTCTGACTTTAAAGTATATGAAAAACAATACACCATTGTAAGTGAAAAAACACAAGAAGAATCAAAAAAAAGAGCAGAAATAACGTATTATAAGGTAAAATCTGGAGATACACTGGGTGGAATTGCCAATAGATTTGGGCAGTCGCAGACGGTTTTAAAATACAACAATCCCAATATGGGAAAGTATCTAAAAATTGGAGAAAAACTTAAAATTACCAGAGGAAATTCCATAACTTACAAGGTAGCTAAGGGAGATTCCCTTTCAAAGATAGCTTCAAAATTTGGGAAAACCGTAAGTGAATTAAAAACTACCAATAATTTAACATCAAATATAGTTAATCTGAATCAAATGTTAATAATAAATAATCCCAAGGTAGATCTAGCCAGAATTACCAGAACCAAAAAAGGTTTCGATGTATATTGGCCAACAGCTTGGAAAGGTGTTACCAGTCCCTATGGAAGAAGATTACACCCTGTATTAAAAAGGTGGATAGGTCATATGGGAGTAGATTTGCGAGCTCATTATATAGATGTAAAAGCTTCGGAAAACGGAACTGTTACATATGCAGGATGGATGAGTGGATATGGTAAGATAGTTATTGTTAAACATTCCAAAGGCTATGAAACCAGGTATGCGCATCTAAATAAGATAAAAGTAAAGAAAGGTCAGAGGGTAAGCAGAGGACAGCTTATTGCAGAGAGTGGAAAAACCGGACGGGTAACAGGTCCGCATCTTCACTATGAGATAAGAAAATATGGGACTCCTGTAAATCCAATGAAATATTTTAAATAA
- a CDS encoding shikimate dehydrogenase family protein: MKNKYALIGEKLGHSYSPMIHKMIFERFEIDGEYSLIEVAHNNLAEVVKKLRGSELLGINITIPYKTDILEYLDEISEEAKQIGAVNTVMSKGGRLIGYNTDYYGFKMIISKLKLEVKNKKNFICGGGGSARAVVKCLEDLGGENYLVTRDTEKARINFQNFQDLNIISYNELRTISEKNLIVNCTPCGMHPNIECSILDIEEKKEYQAGIDLIYNPQKTKFLEGFEVGENGLLMLVGQAVKAEEIWQEREMPEGDIQEIYEKIKGTIYKK, from the coding sequence ATGAAAAATAAATACGCTTTAATTGGAGAGAAATTAGGGCATAGTTATTCTCCTATGATCCATAAGATGATATTTGAAAGATTTGAGATAGATGGGGAATATTCATTGATAGAGGTGGCTCATAATAATCTGGCAGAAGTGGTAAAAAAGTTAAGAGGGTCAGAATTATTAGGTATAAATATAACCATCCCCTACAAGACAGATATTTTGGAGTATTTAGATGAAATATCCGAAGAAGCCAAACAGATAGGAGCAGTTAATACTGTAATGTCTAAAGGCGGGAGATTAATCGGCTATAATACAGATTACTATGGATTCAAGATGATAATATCTAAATTAAAGTTAGAGGTAAAAAATAAAAAAAACTTTATCTGTGGTGGTGGTGGATCAGCGAGAGCAGTGGTTAAGTGTTTGGAAGATTTAGGGGGAGAAAATTACTTAGTCACCAGAGATACAGAAAAAGCCAGGATTAATTTTCAAAATTTTCAAGATTTAAATATTATTTCCTACAATGAATTAAGGACCATATCTGAAAAAAATTTAATAGTTAATTGCACTCCCTGTGGGATGCATCCAAATATAGAATGTAGTATACTGGATATAGAGGAAAAAAAAGAATACCAGGCTGGAATTGATCTTATCTATAACCCGCAAAAAACTAAATTTTTAGAGGGGTTTGAAGTAGGAGAAAATGGACTCTTGATGCTGGTGGGGCAGGCTGTAAAAGCAGAAGAAATATGGCAGGAAAGAGAAATGCCGGAGGGTGATATACAGGAAATATATGAAAAGATAAAGGGAACAATCTATAAAAAATAA
- the rho gene encoding transcription termination factor Rho, protein MVDLSGLLLSELREIAKKLNIDKSYDYKKLELIEKIGEYVRESDGHTIAWGKIEVFADGYGFLRETNVEKDVYISSTQIRRFKVRNGDIVLGEARVPVGTEKNYAMRKILLINGDNLEKAENRVPFDELIPAYPDEKILLGGEGDISGRVIDLIAPLGKGQRGLIVAPPKAGKTMLISNIANSIIKNNKGLEVWILLIDERPEEVTDIKETVCGAKVFSSTFDEDPKNHIKVTEMVLDKAKRILEDGKDIVILMDSITRLARAYNIVIPSSGKLISGGIDPTALYYPKKFFGSARNIRGGGSLTILATALVDTGSKMDDIIFEEFKGTGNMDIHLDRTLAELRIYPAIDIKRSGTRKEELLIEEDKLSAIWKIRRYLSKLSTAEGSKQLIDTIKKTKTNEELLNYYSKGEAKN, encoded by the coding sequence TTGGTGGATTTAAGTGGGTTACTCCTTTCTGAATTAAGGGAGATAGCTAAAAAATTAAATATAGATAAATCTTATGATTATAAAAAATTGGAATTGATTGAAAAAATAGGGGAATATGTAAGGGAAAGTGACGGGCACACCATAGCCTGGGGTAAGATCGAAGTGTTTGCTGATGGTTATGGTTTTCTCCGTGAAACCAATGTGGAAAAGGATGTATATATATCTTCTACACAGATAAGAAGATTTAAGGTTAGAAATGGTGATATAGTTTTAGGTGAAGCCAGGGTACCGGTGGGAACAGAAAAAAACTATGCCATGAGAAAGATTCTCCTGATAAATGGAGATAATTTAGAAAAAGCAGAAAATCGTGTACCTTTTGATGAATTAATACCGGCATACCCAGATGAAAAAATCCTATTAGGAGGGGAGGGAGATATCTCAGGAAGAGTTATCGACCTCATTGCACCTCTGGGAAAAGGACAGAGAGGTCTTATTGTAGCTCCTCCTAAAGCCGGTAAAACCATGTTAATAAGTAATATTGCCAATAGTATAATAAAGAACAATAAGGGTTTGGAAGTATGGATATTACTTATAGATGAAAGACCTGAAGAAGTAACAGATATAAAGGAGACAGTTTGTGGAGCTAAAGTTTTTTCATCTACCTTTGACGAAGATCCTAAAAACCATATTAAGGTAACTGAGATGGTTTTAGATAAAGCCAAAAGAATATTAGAAGACGGAAAAGATATTGTAATATTGATGGATTCAATAACAAGACTTGCAAGAGCCTATAATATTGTGATACCATCTAGTGGTAAGCTTATATCTGGTGGGATAGACCCGACAGCTCTATATTATCCAAAGAAATTTTTTGGATCAGCAAGAAACATTCGTGGCGGCGGAAGTTTGACCATCTTAGCGACAGCGTTGGTAGATACCGGAAGTAAGATGGATGATATTATTTTTGAGGAGTTTAAAGGTACTGGAAACATGGATATCCACCTGGACAGAACTTTAGCTGAATTAAGAATATACCCAGCTATCGATATAAAAAGATCGGGAACAAGAAAAGAGGAGTTATTGATTGAGGAAGATAAACTCTCGGCAATCTGGAAAATTCGTAGATACCTCAGTAAGCTTAGTACTGCTGAAGGTTCTAAACAACTGATAGACACTATAAAAAAAACAAAGACTAATGAAGAATTGTTAAACTATTATTCGAAAGGAGAAGCAAAAAATTGA
- a CDS encoding xanthine phosphoribosyltransferase, whose product MKILHDTILKDGLALSDSILKVDSFVNHQIDPKLMNLVGKEFVKRFEGKKIDKVLTIEASGIAPAMITALELGVPMVFAKKHKPITMDDFYSTTVYSFTKETNYNLTVSKEFINEGENILLIDDFLSAGNAILGLRDIVNQGGATVVGVGIVIEKGFKEGRENLLKEGFHLESLAIVEKMEKGKITLNKLK is encoded by the coding sequence ATGAAAATATTACATGATACTATATTAAAGGATGGATTAGCGTTATCGGACTCAATCTTAAAGGTCGATTCATTCGTTAATCATCAAATAGATCCTAAACTTATGAACCTGGTTGGAAAAGAGTTTGTCAAAAGATTTGAAGGTAAGAAGATCGATAAGGTTCTAACTATCGAGGCTTCCGGGATTGCTCCTGCTATGATCACCGCTTTAGAACTAGGTGTCCCTATGGTCTTTGCTAAAAAACATAAACCCATTACTATGGATGACTTTTACTCTACCACTGTTTACTCATTTACAAAGGAAACAAATTATAATTTAACAGTTTCCAAAGAATTTATAAATGAAGGGGAGAATATTCTTCTAATCGATGACTTTTTGTCAGCAGGAAACGCTATCCTTGGACTTAGAGATATAGTAAATCAGGGTGGAGCCACTGTTGTAGGAGTAGGTATTGTTATTGAAAAAGGATTTAAAGAAGGAAGAGAAAATCTTTTAAAAGAAGGATTTCACCTGGAATCACTTGCCATTGTTGAGAAGATGGAAAAAGGTAAGATTACATTAAATAAATTAAAATAA
- a CDS encoding N-glycosylase/DNA lyase: protein MSNQYLIEIMKVYKRIKPLIEARIDGYKEIWFNGNNEDVYKELAFCILTPQSKARGAEKAINGMLEAEVFWTGMEDDLIPYLNVVRFKNTKAKNLVILREFMKDEEGRIVTKTLVDKIGDVFEKRIWLVKNIKGIGYKEASHFLRNIGFGDEIAILDRHILKNIMRLGVIDEIPKTITPKKYLEIEKKIEKYCREIEIPMDHFDLLLWYLEAGEVFK from the coding sequence ATGAGTAATCAATATTTAATAGAAATAATGAAAGTGTATAAAAGGATAAAGCCGCTTATAGAAGCTAGGATAGATGGGTATAAGGAGATTTGGTTTAACGGAAACAATGAGGATGTCTATAAAGAACTGGCTTTTTGCATTCTGACCCCCCAGTCTAAGGCCAGGGGAGCAGAAAAGGCAATAAATGGGATGCTGGAGGCTGAGGTATTTTGGACCGGGATGGAAGATGATTTGATACCGTATCTAAATGTAGTGAGGTTTAAAAATACTAAGGCAAAAAACCTTGTTATTCTTCGTGAATTTATGAAGGATGAAGAGGGGAGGATAGTCACCAAGACATTGGTAGACAAGATCGGTGATGTATTTGAAAAAAGAATTTGGCTGGTAAAAAATATCAAGGGGATAGGGTATAAAGAAGCCAGTCATTTCCTTAGAAATATAGGGTTTGGAGACGAGATAGCCATTTTAGACAGGCATATATTAAAAAATATAATGAGATTAGGAGTGATCGATGAAATTCCTAAAACTATAACGCCTAAAAAATATTTGGAAATCGAGAAAAAAATCGAAAAATATTGCAGGGAGATAGAGATTCCTATGGATCATTTTGATCTATTGTTATGGTATTTAGAAGCAGGAGAAGTCTTTAAGTAA
- a CDS encoding 3-oxoacid CoA-transferase subunit B gives MDKKLIREIIAKRVAQELNDGDVVNLGIGLPTAVANYVPENMDVIFQSENGLIGVGPAPKEGEEIKDLVNAGGMPITTLDGAVFFDSAMSFSVIRGGHVDMTVLGALQVDEKGNLANWIIPGKMVPGMGGAMDLVVGAKKVIVSMEHTAKGKPKIFPLCTLPLTAANQVNLIITEMAVIEVTPDGLLLKEIGPHNTVEDVIANTPAKLIIADDIKVMEV, from the coding sequence ATGGATAAAAAATTAATCAGAGAGATTATTGCTAAAAGGGTTGCTCAGGAATTGAACGATGGAGATGTAGTTAATCTGGGTATTGGTCTTCCCACTGCGGTTGCCAACTATGTCCCGGAGAATATGGATGTTATCTTCCAGTCGGAAAACGGCCTTATAGGAGTGGGTCCTGCCCCGAAAGAGGGAGAAGAGATCAAAGACCTTGTTAATGCAGGCGGAATGCCTATCACTACCTTAGATGGAGCAGTGTTCTTTGACTCTGCCATGTCTTTTTCTGTAATCCGTGGCGGACATGTAGATATGACTGTACTGGGAGCATTACAGGTAGATGAAAAAGGTAACCTTGCTAACTGGATAATCCCTGGAAAGATGGTTCCCGGGATGGGTGGAGCCATGGACCTTGTTGTAGGAGCAAAAAAAGTAATAGTTTCTATGGAACATACTGCAAAGGGGAAGCCAAAGATCTTTCCGTTGTGCACATTGCCCCTGACTGCTGCTAACCAGGTAAACTTAATTATCACAGAGATGGCAGTCATTGAAGTAACTCCTGATGGGTTATTGTTAAAAGAGATCGGGCCGCATAATACTGTAGAAGATGTAATAGCTAATACTCCTGCAAAGTTAATTATTGCAGATGATATAAAGGTTATGGAGGTTTAA
- a CDS encoding pyridoxal phosphate-dependent aminotransferase, with amino-acid sequence MGILAKRSEDKNIVDTVFTMVKKASDAKLKYGEDKVVDVTIGALCDEDGKFTIFDSVSEVYKNLNKMDIAPYAESFIGNNDYLREIKSWVLGDHEEKFNVGAIATPGGSGSVSSTLKNILDAGETLLIPNIGWGPYKIMAKEHDLKIETYELFNEKDEFNIESFREKSSKIMKLQGKVLVIINDPCHNPTGYSMSKSEWESVVKVMNDLSEDGNFILLNDVAYIDYSVKGYEESRKYMESFTNLSPKNLVVFAFSCSKTLTKYGLRVGGSVFISNEKKNIDDYMRANEFTCRGVWSNVPKGGMKLFSTIQSNKTLRDKLTEERDGYVKLLEKRSKIFLEEAKEVGLEVYPYKEGFFITLKIENEKIKESIEKLNHENIYPIQVAHGIRIAICGSPSKKLEGLAKKIKKVIA; translated from the coding sequence ATGGGAATATTAGCCAAAAGATCGGAAGATAAAAATATTGTAGATACGGTATTTACCATGGTAAAAAAGGCCAGTGATGCTAAGCTTAAGTATGGTGAAGACAAGGTAGTGGATGTAACGATAGGAGCACTTTGTGATGAGGATGGCAAATTTACTATTTTTGATTCTGTAAGTGAGGTGTATAAAAATTTAAATAAGATGGACATAGCACCGTATGCAGAATCATTTATTGGAAACAATGATTATCTGAGGGAAATAAAGTCATGGGTATTAGGGGATCATGAAGAAAAATTCAATGTGGGAGCTATAGCTACCCCTGGTGGATCTGGATCTGTGAGTTCTACCCTGAAAAATATATTGGATGCAGGAGAAACACTGCTTATTCCAAATATCGGTTGGGGCCCCTATAAGATAATGGCAAAGGAACATGATTTAAAAATAGAAACCTATGAGTTATTCAATGAAAAAGATGAGTTTAATATCGAAAGTTTCAGAGAAAAATCATCCAAGATAATGAAATTACAGGGAAAAGTTTTAGTCATAATAAATGATCCGTGTCACAATCCTACAGGATACTCTATGAGCAAATCTGAGTGGGAGAGTGTTGTAAAAGTCATGAATGACCTGTCTGAAGATGGGAATTTTATCCTTTTAAATGATGTTGCTTATATAGACTACTCTGTAAAAGGATATGAAGAAAGTCGTAAATATATGGAAAGTTTTACGAACTTATCTCCTAAAAATTTAGTTGTATTCGCATTTAGCTGCTCGAAAACACTGACTAAATATGGACTTCGTGTAGGGGGAAGTGTATTTATTTCAAATGAAAAGAAAAATATAGATGACTATATGAGAGCCAATGAATTTACGTGTCGGGGTGTTTGGTCAAATGTTCCTAAGGGTGGGATGAAATTATTTTCAACTATCCAAAGTAATAAAACCTTAAGGGATAAATTAACAGAGGAAAGAGATGGATATGTAAAACTGTTGGAGAAAAGGTCTAAGATATTTTTAGAGGAAGCCAAGGAAGTAGGTTTAGAAGTTTATCCATATAAAGAGGGCTTTTTTATTACATTAAAGATAGAAAATGAAAAAATCAAAGAAAGTATTGAAAAGCTGAACCACGAAAATATATATCCAATCCAGGTAGCCCATGGGATAAGGATTGCAATATGCGGAAGTCCCAGTAAAAAATTAGAAGGTTTAGCTAAAAAAATTAAAAAGGTTATAGCTTAA